From Rutidosis leptorrhynchoides isolate AG116_Rl617_1_P2 chromosome 3, CSIRO_AGI_Rlap_v1, whole genome shotgun sequence, a single genomic window includes:
- the LOC139901235 gene encoding uncharacterized protein translates to MELIKKVNINLPFIDFIARMPKYAGFMKDLLTNRKKMESVSSVTLNAACTVVVTNQLPEKLEDPGCYTIPCLVGDLACMRALADLGASDQKVTFAIDKAIKYPGSLDDTCYFLQTVDTHVEFLQEFSELQGTGECEIASGEEDMSDEVDLMTTLMAEGYEPTEEEHEKLEKANAYRSKTSIEEPPELELKQLPDNLEYAFLEEESKLPVIIASDLSEAGRLRLSQLNELDELRLDAYDNSLLCKERTKKWHDSRLKDPKECKEEDRVLLFNSRFKLFPGKLKSKWSGPFVVRKVYPHGAIDLVNSKGEEFKGKRGRVSEKGGTSEQPDPNDPTVWLNYLKNHAVYSENFDKIDESVVGLTWYLEWAPFIAAGERIRVRNLLRLHYRIREPNQTIVIKAWEEIFSLRETLYPALCK, encoded by the exons atggAGTTGATCAAGAAAGTGAATATCAACTTGCCTTtcattgattttattgcgaggaTGCCTAAGTATGCCGGGTTCATGAAAGATTTGCTCACCAACCGGAAAAAGATGGAAAGTGTTTCATCCGTGACTTTGAATGCAGCATGTACAGTGGTGGTGACAAACCAACTTCCCGAGAAGTTGGAAGATCCGGGTTGTTATACTATTCCTTGTTTAGTGGGGGATCTTGCTTGTATGCGCGCATTGGCGGATTTGGGTGCTA GTGACCAAAAGGTGACTTTTGCTATTGATAAGGCAATAAAATACCCCGGTTCCctagatgatacttgttattttttGCAAACCGTGGATACGCATGTTGAGTTTTTGCAGGAGTTTTCAGAATTGCAGGGAACAGGTGAATGTGAAATAGCAAGTGGTGAAGAGGATATGTCAGATGAGGTGGATTTGATGACCACCTTAATGGCTGAAGGTTATGAGCCAACCGAAGAAGAGCATGAGAAGTTAGAAAAAGCAAATGCATACCGGAGTAAAACTTCAATTGAAGAGCCTCCTGAGTTAGAGTTGAAACAACTCCCGGATAATTTGGAGTATGCTTTTCTTGAGGAGGAGTCTAAACTCCCGGTGATTATTGCTTCCGATCTTTCT gaggcgggtcgCCTCCGTTTGAGCCAATTGAATGAGTTGGACGAGTTAAGGCTAGATGCCTATGACAACTCGTTGTTGTGCAAGGAGAGGAcgaagaagtggcacgatagtcgttTAAAAGATCCGAAAGAATGTAAAGAGGAAGATcgtgtccttcttttcaattcgagGTTTAAGTTGTTTCCCGGAAAGTTGAAATCAAaatggtcgggaccatttgttgtGAGGAAAGTTTATCCTCATGGGGCGATAGATTTGGTAAACTCGAAAGGAGAGGAGTTTAAG GGAAAAAGAGGACGTGTTTCTGAAAAGGGAGGTACAAGCGAACAACCTGATCCAAATGATCCTACTGTATGGCTTAATTACCTTAAAAATCACGCGGTTTATAGTGAAAATTTTGATAAGATTGATGAAAGTGTTGTTGGTCTGACATGGTATTTGGAATGGGCTCCGTTTATTGCAGCGGGGGAAAGAATTAGGGTTAGGAATTTGTTGAGGTTACATTATCGAATTCGGGAGCCAAATCAAACAATTGTTATAAAAGCTTGGGAAGAGATTTTTAGCCTCCGTGAGACACTTTACCCAGCTTTGTGCAAATAG